A section of the Candidatus Nitrosacidococcus sp. I8 genome encodes:
- the trpE gene encoding anthranilate synthase component I encodes MDVPSFEHLVSQGYNYIPLVREVLADLDTPLSIYLKLAQGPYSYLLESMHGNEKWSRYSFIGLPCRTVIKVQHHGITVETNRKIVETYDTHDPLTWIENFKLRFKVPEISGLPRFTGGLVGYFGYDTIRYIEPKLAYWNKSNTLETPDIFLLLSEELVIFDNLSNKLYLIVYVDPENYSQGVQRLSVLENALYKPLLDNYLPQSDSSTSTPISEHNFISEFTETKFKEAVTKARQYIIDGDMMQVVLSQRLSVNFRAPPLNLYRSLRYLNPSPYMYYFNFDEFYVVGSSPEILVRIEEGKVSVRPIAGTRRRGKDESEDLALEQELMADPKELAEHQMLIDLGRNDIGRIAEVGSIKVTEKMAIERYSHVMHIVSNVIGQIKTDFSTMDVIRATFPAGTVSGAPKIRAMEVIDELEPTKRGIYAGAVGYLAWSDNMDMAIAIRTGVIKNNTLYIQAGAGIVYDSIPQYEWNETMNKGRAMFQAAILADQSNKH; translated from the coding sequence ATGGATGTTCCCTCTTTTGAACACCTCGTTTCTCAGGGTTATAACTATATTCCCCTTGTTCGGGAAGTATTGGCAGACTTAGATACTCCTTTAAGTATTTATCTTAAGCTTGCTCAAGGTCCTTATTCATACTTATTGGAGTCTATGCATGGGAATGAGAAGTGGAGTCGATACTCATTTATTGGTCTTCCTTGTCGTACAGTAATTAAAGTACAGCATCATGGTATTACGGTTGAGACTAACCGGAAAATTGTAGAGACCTATGATACCCATGATCCTCTTACTTGGATAGAAAATTTTAAACTACGATTCAAAGTACCAGAAATCAGCGGATTGCCAAGATTTACAGGTGGTTTAGTGGGATATTTTGGTTATGATACAATTCGCTATATTGAGCCTAAATTAGCTTATTGGAATAAATCTAATACATTAGAAACGCCTGATATTTTTTTACTTCTTTCCGAAGAACTCGTTATTTTTGATAATTTAAGCAATAAGCTCTATTTAATCGTATATGTTGATCCTGAGAATTATTCGCAAGGGGTGCAACGGTTAAGTGTATTAGAAAACGCTCTTTATAAACCTCTTTTAGATAATTATCTACCTCAATCTGATTCTTCTACATCTACCCCTATAAGTGAGCATAATTTTATTTCTGAATTTACAGAAACTAAATTTAAAGAGGCTGTCACAAAAGCTCGCCAATATATTATAGATGGGGATATGATGCAGGTAGTTTTATCCCAGCGACTTTCAGTCAACTTTAGGGCACCGCCACTAAATTTGTATCGATCATTGCGATACCTTAACCCTTCCCCATACATGTATTATTTTAATTTTGATGAATTCTATGTAGTAGGATCATCTCCAGAAATACTAGTACGGATTGAAGAAGGTAAAGTTTCAGTACGCCCTATCGCTGGAACTCGGCGAAGAGGAAAAGATGAAAGCGAGGATCTTGCTTTAGAGCAAGAATTAATGGCAGATCCCAAAGAACTTGCCGAACACCAAATGCTGATTGATTTAGGGAGAAATGATATAGGACGAATTGCTGAAGTAGGTAGTATTAAAGTGACTGAAAAAATGGCAATTGAGCGCTATTCTCATGTAATGCATATCGTCTCTAATGTGATTGGGCAAATTAAAACTGATTTCTCTACTATGGATGTGATACGTGCTACTTTCCCAGCTGGCACTGTTTCAGGTGCACCTAAAATCAGAGCGATGGAAGTAATTGATGAACTAGAGCCGACAAAGCGGGGGATTTATGCAGGTGCGGTAGGATATCTGGCTTGGTCAGATAATATGGATATGGCGATTGCTATTCGCACAGGTGTAATTAAAAACAACACATTATACATTCAAGCAGGAGCTGGAATTGTCTACGACTCTATCCCGCAGTATGAATGGAATGAAACAATGAATAAGGGGCGAGCTATGTTTCAGGCAGCTATATTAGCTGATCAATCTAATAAGCATTAA
- a CDS encoding MFS transporter, giving the protein MNQKTKDTQQIAFIILIGLSFCHFLNDMMQSLLAAIYPMLKENYHLSFSQIGMLTMSFQMTASILQPLIGFYTDKRPLPYILFAGMSATLLGLLLLASSTSYLSLLIGASCIGLGSAVFHPDASRIARMASGGHHGLAQSLFQVGGNLGTAIGPLLAAFIVLSRGQGSLSWFSLAALLGMIILWKIGHWYKHNCTIKQKYKNTTVFLVSPKQIKIALSALCILMFSKFLYTVSLSSYYTFYMIHKFHVSVQEAQVYLFIFLASVAVGTLVGGPVGDKFGRKWVIWVSILGVLPFTLILPYANLYWTKVLTILIGLIISSAFSTIVVYGQELIPHRIGTISGIFFGFAFGISGLGAAALGGLADLKGIDFVFHVCSYLPALGLFAGFLPDIKQQELSEDDMEEIQETIENV; this is encoded by the coding sequence TTGAATCAAAAAACCAAAGACACCCAGCAGATAGCTTTTATTATCCTGATAGGGCTTAGTTTCTGTCACTTTCTAAATGATATGATGCAATCCCTATTAGCTGCAATTTATCCAATGTTAAAAGAAAACTATCACCTTAGCTTTAGCCAAATTGGGATGCTGACTATGTCATTTCAGATGACAGCATCTATCCTCCAGCCTTTAATTGGATTTTATACGGATAAACGACCTCTACCTTATATTTTATTTGCTGGAATGAGTGCTACTTTATTAGGTTTATTGCTTCTTGCATCTTCTACAAGTTACCTATCTCTCTTAATTGGTGCATCTTGTATTGGTCTTGGATCAGCAGTATTTCATCCAGATGCTTCACGAATTGCCAGAATGGCCTCTGGAGGGCATCACGGGCTAGCACAATCCCTTTTTCAAGTAGGCGGTAATCTAGGTACAGCGATTGGACCACTACTTGCTGCTTTCATTGTTTTATCTAGAGGGCAGGGTAGTCTGAGTTGGTTCTCTCTTGCTGCACTTTTAGGAATGATAATTTTATGGAAAATTGGTCATTGGTATAAACATAATTGCACCATAAAACAAAAATATAAAAATACTACTGTCTTTTTAGTATCTCCTAAACAGATAAAAATAGCACTGTCTGCTCTTTGTATACTTATGTTTTCAAAGTTTTTATATACAGTAAGTTTGAGTAGTTACTATACCTTCTATATGATTCATAAATTTCATGTTTCGGTCCAAGAAGCACAAGTATATTTATTTATATTTCTTGCCTCTGTAGCTGTCGGTACCTTAGTTGGAGGGCCAGTAGGAGATAAATTTGGTCGAAAGTGGGTTATTTGGGTATCGATCCTAGGGGTGCTCCCATTTACTTTAATCTTACCCTATGCCAATCTCTATTGGACTAAAGTATTAACGATATTGATTGGATTAATTATTTCATCGGCTTTCTCCACCATTGTAGTTTATGGTCAAGAACTTATTCCTCACCGAATAGGAACCATCTCTGGGATATTTTTTGGTTTTGCTTTTGGTATTAGTGGATTAGGTGCAGCAGCTCTTGGTGGGCTAGCTGATTTAAAAGGGATTGATTTTGTTTTTCATGTTTGCTCTTATCTTCCTGCCCTAGGATTATTTGCTGGATTTTTACCAGATATTAAACAACAAGAATTAAGTGAAGATGATATGGAAGAAATACAAGAAACTATAGAAAATGTTTAA
- a CDS encoding anthranilate synthase component II — protein MLLMIDNYDSFTYNLVQYLGELGEEVKVFRNDQINTADIEQISPTRIIISPGPCTPNEAGVSLNVIQHFAGKIPILGVCLGHQCIGQAFGGNIIHAKTIMHGKTSQIHHVDKGVFLGLCSPFEATRYHSLVIEQSSLPSCLEVTAWTQTSNGSVEEIMGVKHKYLPIEGVQFHPESILTQYGHDLLLNFLKQNTL, from the coding sequence ATGTTGTTAATGATCGATAACTACGACTCTTTTACTTATAATCTAGTACAGTATTTAGGTGAGCTAGGAGAAGAAGTAAAGGTTTTTCGCAATGATCAGATAAATACTGCAGATATTGAGCAAATATCCCCTACTCGCATTATTATTTCTCCCGGTCCTTGTACTCCGAATGAAGCTGGCGTTTCCTTAAATGTTATTCAGCACTTTGCCGGTAAAATCCCTATTCTTGGTGTTTGTTTAGGCCATCAATGTATCGGTCAAGCTTTTGGGGGTAATATTATTCATGCAAAAACAATCATGCATGGTAAAACTTCACAAATTCACCATGTAGACAAAGGCGTGTTTTTAGGTCTCTGTAGCCCATTTGAGGCAACCAGATATCATTCCTTAGTTATTGAGCAATCTAGTCTGCCTTCATGTTTAGAAGTTACTGCTTGGACCCAAACAAGTAATGGGAGCGTAGAGGAAATTATGGGGGTAAAGCATAAATATCTCCCCATCGAAGGAGTACAATTCCATCCTGAATCGATCCTTACTCAGTATGGTCATGATTTGCTCTTAAATTTTCTTAAACAAAACACGCTCTAA
- the trpD gene encoding anthranilate phosphoribosyltransferase produces the protein MDMQSALRKVTLGNHLSYEEMISAIDLIMSGQATQAQISALLTSLHMKGETIEEIAGAVTAIRRFSTPIQINSPYLVDTCGTGGDHANTFNISTAGIFVVAAAGGQVIKHGNRSSSSKCGSADVLEAMGVKLEQTPDEIISYIQKTGIGFIFAPLYHSAMKHCAAVRKEIGIRTLFNLIGPLVNPANPPNQVIGVFNKKWLDIFAQALKRLGSHHVLIIHSEDGLDEISISAPTYVTELKDNIIRNYTITPEQFNFKSSPIDELTVQNTQESVAIIKSVLANQPGAARDIVALNAGAAIYAANLASSLEEGIKNALQIISSGKAQRKFDDFIKYTNDIYPR, from the coding sequence ATGGATATGCAAAGTGCACTTAGGAAGGTTACTTTAGGAAATCATCTATCTTATGAAGAAATGATATCTGCTATAGATTTAATCATGTCAGGGCAAGCTACTCAAGCACAAATAAGTGCTCTACTTACCAGTCTTCATATGAAAGGAGAAACTATTGAAGAAATAGCAGGTGCTGTTACCGCAATCCGCAGATTTTCTACACCTATCCAGATCAATAGCCCCTATCTGGTAGATACCTGTGGTACAGGTGGGGATCATGCTAATACTTTTAATATCTCAACGGCAGGTATTTTTGTAGTAGCAGCAGCAGGTGGTCAAGTAATAAAACATGGCAATCGCTCTTCCTCCAGCAAATGCGGAAGTGCTGATGTTCTTGAAGCGATGGGTGTTAAACTTGAGCAAACCCCAGATGAGATTATCTCTTATATACAAAAGACTGGGATTGGATTTATATTTGCCCCTCTCTATCATAGTGCAATGAAGCACTGTGCAGCAGTAAGAAAGGAAATAGGTATTCGTACTTTATTTAATCTCATTGGACCACTTGTAAATCCAGCAAATCCGCCCAATCAGGTGATTGGCGTTTTTAATAAAAAATGGCTTGATATTTTTGCTCAAGCACTAAAACGGTTAGGAAGTCACCATGTACTGATAATACACTCTGAAGATGGATTAGATGAAATTAGTATAAGTGCTCCTACCTATGTTACTGAACTGAAAGATAATATTATTAGAAATTATACTATTACCCCAGAACAGTTTAATTTCAAGAGCTCTCCTATTGACGAGCTAACTGTTCAGAATACACAAGAAAGTGTAGCTATTATAAAATCGGTATTAGCTAACCAACCCGGTGCGGCTCGTGATATTGTAGCTTTAAATGCAGGGGCAGCTATTTACGCAGCTAATTTAGCTTCTTCCTTAGAAGAAGGTATTAAAAATGCGTTACAAATAATTTCATCGGGTAAAGCTCAAAGAAAATTCGATGATTTTATTAAATACACTAATGATATTTATCCTAGGTAG
- the trpC gene encoding indole-3-glycerol phosphate synthase TrpC: MSSHTPNILKKILWRKAEEITERAEKISMRELSQKIEHAPSVRGFKAAIKQKLDTNQTAIIAEIKKASPSKGILRNNFSPNLIAQSYEKGGATCLSVLTDHDFFQGNEEYLRLAREVCQLPILRKDFIIDPYQVYESRVIGADCILLIVAALGDALMKELSQLAEHLDMDVLIEVHNHEELERALELNPKMIGINNRNLISFETTLETTINLKPKIPDHCLVVSESGIYSRNDIKKLNQVGVDIFLIGESFMVAEDPGVALTELLYKPN; the protein is encoded by the coding sequence ATGAGTAGTCATACACCAAATATTCTAAAAAAAATCTTATGGCGAAAAGCGGAAGAGATAACAGAGCGTGCTGAAAAAATCTCAATGAGAGAATTAAGCCAAAAAATAGAACATGCACCTTCAGTTCGAGGATTTAAAGCAGCAATAAAGCAAAAATTAGATACTAACCAAACAGCAATTATTGCAGAAATTAAAAAAGCATCACCAAGCAAAGGAATATTACGAAATAATTTTTCACCTAATCTTATTGCTCAAAGCTATGAAAAAGGGGGGGCTACTTGCTTATCGGTATTAACCGATCATGATTTTTTTCAGGGGAACGAAGAATACCTTCGCCTCGCTCGAGAGGTCTGCCAACTTCCTATCTTGAGAAAAGACTTTATTATAGATCCCTATCAAGTATACGAATCCAGAGTAATAGGTGCCGATTGTATCTTACTAATAGTGGCTGCTTTAGGAGATGCACTTATGAAAGAGTTAAGCCAACTTGCTGAGCATTTAGATATGGATGTACTTATTGAGGTACATAACCATGAAGAGCTTGAGCGTGCACTAGAATTAAATCCTAAAATGATAGGCATTAATAATCGCAATCTAATTAGTTTTGAAACTACATTAGAAACCACGATTAATCTAAAACCTAAGATCCCAGATCATTGCCTAGTTGTTTCCGAGAGCGGCATTTATTCTCGTAATGATATTAAGAAATTAAACCAGGTTGGGGTAGATATTTTTCTTATCGGTGAATCTTTTATGGTTGCAGAAGATCCAGGGGTAGCACTCACGGAGCTACTTTATAAACCTAATTAA
- the amoB gene encoding bacterial ammonia monooxygenase, subunit AmoB — MKSTDVINQTKKWLLMGTAAAILAGTCYVPIAAAHGERSQAAFLRMRTIHWYDLKWSKDTVEIGQNYELTGKFHTFSEWPEAVDLPRVSFLNIGQPGPVFIRTGSYINDIFVPRSVGLELGGDYSFRVELKARRVGNWHVHAMMNIQGGGPLIGPGKWVTITGNEANFKDEITTLTGRTLDLEDTGMSKVVGWHGFWYLIGVLWIFYWARRPLFLVRHMKLEDGVPEDELFTATDTKAATALLVGTLVVIMYGFQATESEFPITIPLQSGLLQDIKPLTPPYGKDPITAKITTAGYRVPGRTIKFKVEITNHTDKVMSIGEFETGGVRFLNPNVIVDDTGYPEELLAPEGLEVSQQDVAPGETVVVEVVGTDAAWEVQRLSDVIYDPDSRFGGLLFFVDPEGRRIPVEVGSPLIPSFA; from the coding sequence ATGAAAAGTACAGATGTGATAAATCAAACGAAAAAATGGCTACTAATGGGTACTGCTGCTGCAATACTAGCAGGTACCTGCTATGTACCAATAGCAGCAGCTCATGGCGAAAGATCCCAGGCTGCATTCCTTCGGATGCGGACAATCCACTGGTATGATTTAAAATGGTCCAAAGATACAGTTGAAATAGGTCAAAACTATGAGCTTACTGGAAAATTCCATACTTTTAGCGAGTGGCCAGAAGCTGTGGATTTACCTAGAGTATCTTTCTTAAATATTGGCCAACCTGGACCTGTTTTTATTCGGACTGGATCTTATATTAACGATATCTTTGTTCCTCGCTCTGTAGGTCTTGAGCTAGGTGGAGATTATAGTTTTAGAGTAGAGCTTAAAGCTCGTCGCGTTGGTAATTGGCACGTTCATGCCATGATGAATATCCAAGGCGGTGGCCCTCTTATTGGTCCTGGAAAATGGGTAACAATAACCGGTAACGAAGCTAATTTCAAAGATGAAATTACAACTCTTACTGGAAGAACTCTAGATCTAGAAGATACTGGAATGAGTAAGGTTGTTGGCTGGCATGGATTTTGGTATCTTATTGGTGTTCTCTGGATTTTCTACTGGGCGCGTCGTCCTTTATTCTTAGTACGCCATATGAAGTTGGAAGATGGAGTACCTGAGGATGAGCTTTTCACAGCTACAGATACTAAAGCTGCAACTGCACTCTTAGTAGGCACTCTTGTTGTGATCATGTATGGGTTTCAAGCTACAGAGTCTGAATTTCCAATTACAATCCCATTACAATCCGGATTACTACAGGATATTAAGCCATTGACTCCTCCTTATGGTAAGGATCCAATCACTGCAAAAATTACAACTGCAGGCTATCGTGTACCTGGAAGAACAATTAAGTTTAAAGTAGAAATTACTAACCATACAGATAAAGTAATGTCTATCGGTGAGTTTGAAACAGGTGGTGTACGCTTCTTAAATCCTAATGTAATTGTAGATGATACTGGTTATCCAGAAGAACTACTTGCCCCAGAAGGTTTAGAAGTTAGCCAGCAAGATGTTGCTCCTGGTGAAACAGTAGTTGTTGAGGTTGTAGGCACCGATGCTGCTTGGGAAGTACAACGACTTTCTGATGTCATTTATGACCCAGATAGCCGGTTTGGTGGTTTACTGTTCTTCGTAGACCCAGAGGGAAGAAGAATCCCAGTCGAAGTTGGATCACCATTGATCCCAAGCTTCGCTTAA
- the amoA gene encoding methane monooxygenase/ammonia monooxygenase subunit A, translating to MATGRVGTGAGSAVYSPEEAAKVSRTMDILALGAFFFIFLASFHVHYMLLAGDWDFWLDWKDRRFWVTIAPIVAVCYPAAMQAFMWEKFRLPFGATFVTLGLILAEWINRYFNFHLFTYFPVHFVQPTVLLPMALILDASLALAKSFVLAAVVGGMSYGLLMYPANWPIIGQFHEPVDVNGLVMSVADVMGFHYVRTGNPEYIRMVEKGTLRSFGEDVVPVSAFFSGFVSICMYFGWYMAGRWFSRSYYTESI from the coding sequence ATGGCAACAGGAAGAGTAGGAACCGGAGCAGGTTCCGCGGTATACTCGCCAGAAGAAGCTGCTAAAGTCTCTAGAACTATGGATATTTTAGCTTTAGGTGCTTTCTTTTTTATCTTTCTAGCTTCATTTCACGTGCACTATATGCTCCTAGCTGGAGATTGGGATTTTTGGCTTGATTGGAAAGATCGTCGCTTTTGGGTAACTATTGCCCCGATTGTAGCAGTTTGTTATCCTGCCGCTATGCAGGCTTTTATGTGGGAGAAGTTCCGCCTTCCTTTTGGTGCTACTTTTGTAACCTTAGGGCTAATACTAGCTGAATGGATTAATCGCTATTTTAATTTCCATTTATTCACTTATTTCCCAGTTCATTTTGTACAACCTACTGTATTACTGCCAATGGCTTTAATTTTAGATGCTTCATTAGCTCTTGCTAAAAGCTTTGTGTTAGCTGCAGTTGTTGGGGGAATGAGTTATGGGCTATTAATGTATCCAGCCAACTGGCCTATTATCGGGCAATTCCATGAGCCTGTTGATGTAAATGGGTTGGTTATGTCTGTAGCAGACGTTATGGGTTTCCATTATGTACGTACTGGTAATCCTGAGTATATCCGCATGGTTGAGAAAGGTACGCTAAGATCTTTTGGTGAAGACGTAGTCCCTGTATCCGCTTTTTTCTCTGGGTTTGTTTCTATCTGTATGTATTTTGGTTGGTATATGGCAGGTCGTTGGTTCAGCAGAAGCTATTATACTGAGAGCATCTAA
- a CDS encoding methane monooxygenase/ammonia monooxygenase subunit C — protein MAATSRAVARGAVVEEAPLFPMGNMWLATAAIFAFYICVRLYEGWAGWEYGLDSFDPAFDKYWMRLLYVELVLEFTSLFALVTYMWKTRERDPDSLHPREELRRYCSLYCWWVIYGVGLFWGASFFTEQDGAWHQTVIRDTDFTPSHILEFYMSYPIYVMFGIGSYAYAVTRIPYFNLSRGWSVSYLMLILGPFMIFPNVGLNEWGHTFWFMEELFVAPLHWGFVFFAWFILAMFGVTMQVLPRVRELIGRELSQSEEYVR, from the coding sequence ATGGCTGCAACTAGTAGAGCTGTAGCACGAGGTGCAGTAGTAGAAGAAGCTCCTTTATTTCCTATGGGAAATATGTGGCTTGCTACCGCTGCTATCTTTGCTTTTTACATTTGTGTACGTCTTTATGAAGGATGGGCTGGCTGGGAGTATGGATTAGATTCATTTGATCCAGCATTTGATAAGTACTGGATGAGATTACTATACGTCGAGCTAGTTCTAGAGTTTACATCCCTTTTTGCACTAGTGACCTATATGTGGAAAACCCGCGAGCGGGATCCAGATAGTCTTCACCCTCGTGAAGAATTACGCCGTTATTGCTCCCTATATTGCTGGTGGGTAATTTATGGTGTTGGTTTATTCTGGGGTGCTAGCTTCTTTACTGAACAAGATGGTGCTTGGCATCAAACCGTTATTCGCGATACTGATTTCACTCCAAGTCACATCCTTGAGTTCTATATGAGCTATCCTATCTACGTTATGTTTGGTATAGGATCTTATGCTTATGCAGTAACTCGTATTCCTTACTTTAACCTTTCCAGAGGTTGGTCTGTATCTTATTTAATGCTTATTCTTGGTCCTTTCATGATTTTCCCAAATGTAGGACTAAATGAGTGGGGTCATACTTTCTGGTTTATGGAAGAACTTTTTGTAGCACCATTACACTGGGGCTTTGTATTCTTTGCTTGGTTTATTCTTGCCATGTTCGGTGTAACCATGCAAGTACTACCACGTGTTCGTGAACTTATCGGTAGAGAACTTTCACAAAGTGAAGAGTACGTTCGCTAA
- the serB gene encoding phosphoserine phosphatase SerB, translated as MTKIILQGIGLTSDSAQKIAEKYDMALNIKNSYYQLHKNIQISSFNHDDLNNLRVTYPFDINLLPHNYNPNQIKLFISDMDSTLINVECIDEIADYVGKKKEVSKITESAMRGELDFKDSLTQRVRLLAGVSEYILQKIYETRIRLNPGGRELLSVLKQKNIRIALVSGGFTYFTDLLKQKYDLNFTLANTLEIKNGKLTGEVTPPIVDATTKAQFLLYLCKELQIETSQVIAIGDGANDLEMLKTAGLGIAYHAKEKVQKSAQIVLNHCSLDGVLPFIGY; from the coding sequence ATGACTAAAATTATTCTACAGGGAATTGGGCTTACTTCAGATTCTGCACAGAAAATAGCAGAAAAATACGACATGGCACTCAATATTAAAAATAGTTATTATCAATTACATAAAAATATACAAATATCTAGTTTTAATCATGATGACTTAAACAATCTAAGGGTTACTTATCCTTTTGATATTAATCTACTTCCCCATAATTACAATCCTAACCAAATCAAGCTTTTTATTTCTGATATGGATTCTACATTAATCAATGTAGAGTGCATTGATGAGATTGCCGATTATGTTGGAAAAAAAAAAGAAGTAAGTAAAATTACAGAATCAGCGATGCGAGGAGAGTTGGATTTTAAAGACTCTCTAACTCAACGAGTTAGATTATTAGCTGGAGTTTCTGAGTATATCCTTCAAAAAATATATGAAACTAGAATAAGGCTTAATCCTGGCGGTAGAGAATTATTATCTGTTCTAAAACAAAAAAATATTAGGATAGCTCTCGTTTCCGGAGGATTTACTTATTTTACTGATCTGCTAAAACAAAAATATGACTTGAATTTTACTTTAGCAAATACATTAGAAATCAAGAATGGTAAATTAACTGGAGAAGTAACTCCCCCTATTGTGGATGCAACTACTAAAGCTCAATTTCTACTCTATTTATGTAAAGAGCTTCAAATAGAAACTAGCCAAGTCATCGCAATCGGAGATGGGGCAAATGATTTAGAAATGTTAAAAACAGCAGGTCTAGGAATTGCTTATCATGCAAAGGAGAAGGTACAAAAAAGTGCACAGATTGTACTAAATCATTGCAGCTTAGATGGGGTTTTACCTTTTATAGGTTATTAA
- the rimI gene encoding ribosomal protein S18-alanine N-acetyltransferase: protein MQDEDLDAVVMIEKTACAFPWTYHTFADCLYAGYEAWVYERDKKIYGYGIVSVRVGEAHILNICVHPDYQHQGCGHYILAHLLKISKTLSAQVVFLEVRPSNHRALSLYYKFGFNEIGIRKGYYPARKGREDAFLLGLSL from the coding sequence ATGCAAGATGAGGATTTAGATGCTGTAGTTATGATTGAAAAAACTGCTTGTGCTTTTCCATGGACATATCATACTTTTGCAGATTGTTTATATGCTGGATATGAAGCATGGGTATATGAGCGGGATAAAAAAATATACGGCTATGGCATAGTTTCCGTACGGGTAGGAGAAGCTCATATACTCAATATCTGTGTACATCCAGACTATCAACATCAAGGATGTGGGCATTATATACTTGCACATCTTTTAAAGATCTCTAAAACACTAAGTGCTCAGGTAGTTTTTCTTGAAGTACGCCCCTCTAACCATCGGGCTTTATCCTTGTATTATAAGTTTGGTTTTAATGAAATAGGAATTAGAAAAGGGTATTATCCTGCTAGAAAAGGACGGGAAGATGCATTTTTACTAGGATTATCTCTATAA
- a CDS encoding uracil-DNA glycosylase encodes MKMSHLHYLNAMGVTLWQRRKFLDTLKSERREIEKKNPSKNGWEKLALKVSNCTACSLYKTRIQTVFGTGDKKAKWLIIGEAPGADEDKQGEPFVGRAGQLLNEMFKALGLQRSQIYITNILKCRPPNNRDPAPEEIMQCKSHLENQIALLNPLLILALGRIAAQNLLNTSEALGKLRNQVHRYPNTNVPLVITYHPAYLLRSPSKKADAWQDLQFALNTFKKLELGN; translated from the coding sequence ATGAAGATGTCCCATTTGCATTATCTAAATGCCATGGGAGTTACCCTTTGGCAACGCCGTAAATTTTTAGATACCTTAAAATCAGAGAGAAGGGAAATAGAAAAAAAAAATCCTTCAAAAAATGGATGGGAAAAACTTGCTTTAAAGGTAAGTAATTGCACCGCTTGTTCTTTATATAAAACCCGTATTCAAACCGTTTTTGGCACAGGGGATAAAAAAGCAAAGTGGCTTATTATAGGAGAGGCTCCTGGCGCTGATGAGGATAAACAAGGTGAGCCTTTTGTAGGTCGTGCTGGTCAGCTTCTTAATGAGATGTTTAAAGCTCTAGGATTACAGCGCTCTCAAATTTATATCACTAATATCTTAAAATGTCGCCCTCCAAATAATCGGGACCCTGCTCCTGAAGAGATAATGCAATGTAAGTCCCATCTTGAAAACCAAATTGCTTTATTGAACCCTCTGCTTATTTTAGCTCTAGGGAGAATTGCTGCTCAAAATTTATTAAATACTTCGGAAGCTCTAGGAAAGTTACGTAATCAAGTTCATCGATATCCAAATACAAACGTTCCGTTAGTTATTACTTATCATCCTGCGTATTTACTTCGATCCCCCTCAAAAAAGGCTGATGCTTGGCAAGATTTACAATTTGCATTAAATACCTTTAAAAAATTAGAATTAGGTAATTAA